A single window of Helicobacter pylori DNA harbors:
- a CDS encoding pyruvate flavodoxin oxidoreductase subunit gamma has product MFQIRWHARAGQGAITGAKGLADVISKTGKEVQAFASYGSAKRGAAMMAYNRVDDEPILNHERFMQPDYVLVIDPGLVFIENIFANEKEDTTYIITSYLNKEELFEKKPELKTRKVFLVDCLKISMETLKRPIPNTPMLGALMKVSGMLEIEAFKEAFKKVLGKKLTQEVIDANMLAIQRAYEEVQ; this is encoded by the coding sequence ATGTTTCAAATTAGATGGCATGCGCGAGCTGGACAAGGTGCTATCACCGGCGCTAAAGGGCTGGCTGATGTGATTTCAAAAACAGGCAAAGAAGTGCAAGCGTTCGCTTCCTATGGTTCAGCTAAAAGGGGGGCTGCTATGATGGCTTATAACCGCGTTGATGATGAGCCTATTTTAAACCATGAGCGCTTCATGCAGCCTGATTATGTACTGGTGATTGATCCCGGTTTGGTTTTCATTGAAAACATCTTCGCTAATGAAAAGGAAGACACGACTTATATCATCACTAGCTATCTTAACAAAGAAGAATTGTTTGAAAAAAAACCTGAATTAAAAACCCGTAAGGTGTTTTTAGTGGATTGTTTAAAAATCTCTATGGAAACCTTAAAACGCCCTATCCCTAACACGCCCATGCTAGGGGCGTTAATGAAAGTGTCTGGCATGCTTGAAATTGAGGCTTTTAAAGAAGCTTTTAAGAAAGTTTTAGGCAAAAAACTCACGCAAGAAGTCATTGACGCTAACATGCTCGCTATCCAAAGAGCTTATGAAGAAGTTCAATAA
- a CDS encoding 2-oxoacid:ferredoxin oxidoreductase subunit alpha: MAKSIELQEIEVWDGNTASSNALRQVQIDVVAAYPITPSTPIVQNYGSFKDNGYVDGEFVLVESEHAAMSACVGAAAAGGRVSTATSSQGLALMVEVLYQASGMRLPIVLNLVNRALAAPLNIHGDHSDMYLSRDSGWVSLCTCNPQEAYDFTLMAFRIAEHQKVRVPTIVNQDGFLCSHTVQNVRPLSDAVAYQFVGEYQTKHSLLDFDKPVSYGAQAEEEWHYEHKAQLHHAIMSASSVIEEVFNDFAKLTGRQYHLTKTFQLEDAEIAIFALGTTYESAIVAAKEMRKKGIKAGVATIHSLRPFPYERLGQDLKNLKALAILDKSSPAGAMGAMFNEVTSAVYQTQGTKHPVVSNYIYGLGERDMTIAHLCEIFEEINEDALKGTLTHPTQQFVGLHGPKMSFF, translated from the coding sequence ATGGCAAAAAGTATTGAATTGCAAGAGATAGAAGTGTGGGATGGCAATACCGCTAGTTCTAACGCTTTAAGACAGGTTCAAATTGATGTCGTCGCAGCCTATCCTATCACCCCATCAACGCCCATTGTGCAAAATTATGGCTCGTTTAAGGATAATGGCTATGTTGATGGCGAATTCGTTTTAGTGGAATCTGAGCATGCCGCTATGAGTGCATGCGTGGGAGCTGCTGCAGCAGGTGGAAGGGTCAGCACTGCGACTAGCTCTCAAGGTTTGGCGCTAATGGTAGAGGTTTTATACCAGGCTTCTGGCATGCGTTTGCCTATTGTTTTGAATTTAGTCAATCGCGCTCTAGCAGCCCCTTTGAATATCCATGGCGATCATTCTGATATGTATTTAAGTAGGGATTCTGGCTGGGTAAGTTTATGCACATGCAACCCTCAAGAAGCTTACGATTTCACTTTAATGGCGTTTAGAATCGCAGAACACCAAAAGGTGCGCGTGCCTACTATTGTCAATCAAGACGGGTTTTTATGTTCGCACACCGTGCAGAATGTCCGCCCTTTGAGCGATGCAGTGGCTTATCAATTCGTGGGCGAATACCAAACCAAGCATTCCCTTTTGGATTTTGATAAACCGGTAAGCTATGGCGCGCAAGCTGAAGAAGAATGGCATTATGAGCATAAAGCCCAACTCCACCATGCGATCATGAGCGCGTCTTCTGTGATTGAAGAAGTGTTCAATGATTTCGCTAAACTCACAGGCAGACAATACCATTTGACTAAAACTTTCCAGCTAGAAGACGCTGAAATCGCTATCTTTGCGTTAGGCACTACTTATGAATCAGCGATCGTAGCGGCTAAGGAAATGCGTAAAAAAGGCATTAAGGCCGGCGTGGCCACCATCCATTCCTTGCGCCCTTTCCCTTATGAAAGATTAGGGCAGGATTTGAAAAACCTTAAAGCTTTAGCGATTTTAGACAAAAGCTCTCCAGCGGGCGCTATGGGGGCGATGTTTAATGAGGTAACGAGCGCGGTGTATCAAACGCAAGGGACTAAACACCCTGTGGTGTCTAACTACATTTATGGTTTAGGCGAAAGGGATATGACAATCGCGCATTTATGCGAAATTTTTGAAGAAATCAATGAAGACGCTCTTAAAGGCACGCTCACGCACCCTACCCAACAATTCGTAGGTTTGCACGGCCCTAAAATGAGCTTTTTTTAA
- a CDS encoding thiamine pyrophosphate-dependent enzyme has translation MVKEVKTLKGFSQSAEKFQGSHLLCPGCGHGIIVREVLNAVDGPIVLGNSTGCLEVCSAVYPHTSWDVPWIHIGFENGSTAISGVEAMYKALVNKGRYQGQKPKFVAFGGDGASYDIGLQFISGCMERGHDMTYICLDNENYANTGGQRSGSTPLGASTSTTPAGSVSFGKKEKKKDIVNIMASHGVPYVAQLSPNKWKDMNKKIKTALDTEGPCFINALSPCTTEWKFESNKTIELADMAVDSLMFPLFEIFNGRELKITYRPRNIIPVRDYLAAQKRFKHLFKKENEHIIEELQKDVNERWEYLQRREEAKV, from the coding sequence ATGGTAAAAGAAGTCAAAACACTCAAAGGTTTTAGCCAAAGCGCTGAAAAATTTCAAGGCTCGCACTTGCTTTGTCCGGGTTGTGGACATGGCATTATTGTGCGTGAAGTTTTAAACGCTGTAGATGGGCCTATTGTTTTAGGCAATTCTACCGGTTGTTTAGAGGTATGTTCAGCGGTGTACCCGCACACTTCATGGGATGTGCCTTGGATTCATATTGGTTTTGAAAATGGCTCTACAGCGATTTCAGGGGTGGAAGCGATGTATAAGGCTTTAGTGAATAAGGGCCGCTATCAAGGTCAAAAACCAAAATTTGTGGCGTTTGGGGGCGATGGGGCTAGTTATGATATTGGTCTTCAATTCATCAGCGGTTGCATGGAAAGAGGGCATGACATGACTTACATTTGCTTGGATAATGAAAACTACGCCAATACCGGCGGTCAAAGAAGCGGCTCTACGCCATTAGGGGCTAGCACTTCCACCACGCCAGCGGGATCGGTGAGCTTTGGCAAAAAAGAAAAGAAAAAAGACATCGTCAATATCATGGCAAGCCATGGGGTCCCTTATGTGGCACAGCTCTCGCCTAACAAATGGAAAGACATGAACAAGAAGATTAAAACCGCGCTAGACACTGAAGGGCCTTGCTTTATTAACGCTCTTAGCCCATGCACGACTGAATGGAAATTTGAATCCAATAAAACCATTGAATTAGCGGATATGGCTGTGGATAGCTTGATGTTCCCCCTATTTGAAATCTTTAATGGCAGGGAATTGAAAATCACTTACCGCCCCAGAAATATCATTCCTGTAAGGGATTATTTAGCGGCTCAAAAGCGTTTCAAACACCTTTTCAAAAAAGAAAACGAACACATCATTGAAGAATTGCAAAAAGATGTGAATGAGCGTTGGGAATACTTGCAACGCAGAGAAGAAGCTAAAGTATAA
- a CDS encoding outer membrane protein, protein MKRALYLILGLSYALHADSFKDVLIKGDYTFFNKKVVSPIKRYADRSAFYLGLGYQLGSIQHNYSNLNLSQQFNKSQIIFSDGLSPVFKNSYVSNGLGVQAGYKWVGKHEETKWFGFRWGLFYDLSASLYGQKESQSIIISTYGTYMDLLLNAYNGDKFFAGFNLGIAFAGVYGKLSDALLYQALLLDTFGGKVDPNGFQFLVNLGVRLGNKRNQFGFGIKVPTYYFNHYYSMNNISNNSGDVLKVLRFLEYGINSLLYQVDFRRNYSVYFNYTYSF, encoded by the coding sequence TTGAAACGAGCGTTATACTTAATTTTAGGGCTTTCTTATGCCTTGCATGCGGATAGTTTTAAAGATGTTTTGATTAAAGGGGATTACACTTTTTTTAATAAAAAGGTGGTTTCGCCCATCAAACGCTATGCGGATAGATCGGCGTTTTATTTGGGGCTTGGGTATCAGTTGGGGAGCATTCAGCACAACTACAGCAACTTGAATTTATCCCAACAATTCAATAAGAGCCAGATTATTTTTAGCGATGGCTTAAGCCCTGTTTTTAAAAATTCGTATGTGTCTAATGGTCTTGGCGTGCAAGCGGGCTATAAATGGGTGGGTAAGCATGAAGAAACGAAGTGGTTTGGCTTCAGGTGGGGGTTATTTTATGATTTGAGCGCTTCTCTTTATGGCCAAAAAGAATCGCAGTCTATCATCATTTCCACTTACGGCACTTATATGGATTTATTATTGAACGCTTATAATGGGGATAAGTTTTTTGCTGGGTTCAATCTGGGGATTGCTTTTGCCGGGGTGTATGGCAAATTGAGCGATGCGTTATTGTATCAAGCCCTTCTTTTAGACACTTTTGGCGGGAAAGTGGATCCAAATGGTTTCCAATTTTTGGTAAATTTAGGGGTTCGTTTAGGGAATAAGCGCAACCAATTTGGCTTTGGGATTAAAGTCCCTACTTATTATTTTAACCATTATTATTCCATGAATAACATTAGCAATAATAGTGGAGATGTCCTAAAGGTTTTACGATTTTTAGAATACGGGATCAACAGCTTGTTATACCAAGTTGATTTCAGGCGCAATTACTCGGTTTATTTCAACTACACTTATAGTTTTTAA
- a CDS encoding 4Fe-4S dicluster-binding protein → MKDWNEFEMGAVLFPFEKNAQSEIEKHNDERHYTEQSYFTTSVAHWRVAKPVHNNNICINCFNCWVYCPDAAILSREGKLKGVDYSHCKGCGVCVDVCPTNPKSLWMFEEQIEPATALTQWPQKQEKKKS, encoded by the coding sequence ATGAAAGATTGGAATGAATTTGAAATGGGAGCGGTGCTCTTCCCTTTTGAAAAGAACGCGCAAAGCGAAATAGAAAAACACAATGATGAGCGCCATTATACTGAACAGAGTTACTTCACCACTTCAGTGGCTCATTGGCGCGTGGCTAAGCCTGTGCATAACAATAATATTTGTATCAATTGCTTTAATTGTTGGGTTTATTGCCCAGACGCTGCCATTCTTTCAAGAGAGGGCAAGTTAAAAGGCGTGGATTATTCTCATTGTAAGGGCTGTGGCGTGTGCGTGGATGTCTGCCCCACCAACCCTAAATCGCTATGGATGTTTGAAGAGCAAATTGAGCCCGCTACCGCACTCACTCAATGGCCGCAAAAACAAGAAAAGAAAAAATCATAA
- a CDS encoding outer membrane protein, translated as MDKTMVKILMGMALLSSLQAAEAELDEKSKKPKFADRNTFYLGVGYQLSAINTSFSTESVDKSYFMTGNGFGVVLGGKFVAKTQTVEHVGFRYGLFYDQTFSSHKSYISTYGLEFSGLWDAFNSPKRFLGLEFGLGIAGATYMPGEAMHGIIAQNLGKENSLFQLLVKVGFRFGFFHNEITFGLKFPFIPNKRTEIVDGLSATTLWHRLPVAYFNYIYNF; from the coding sequence ATGGATAAAACAATGGTTAAAATATTGATGGGCATGGCGTTATTATCATCGCTTCAAGCCGCAGAGGCAGAGCTCGATGAAAAATCAAAAAAACCTAAATTTGCGGACAGGAATACCTTTTATTTAGGGGTTGGGTATCAGCTTAGCGCGATCAACACATCTTTTAGCACCGAGTCTGTAGATAAATCGTATTTCATGACCGGCAATGGCTTTGGTGTGGTGTTAGGGGGGAAATTTGTGGCTAAAACGCAAACTGTAGAGCATGTGGGTTTCCGTTACGGGTTGTTTTATGATCAGACCTTTTCTTCTCACAAATCCTATATTTCTACCTATGGTTTGGAATTTAGCGGTTTATGGGACGCTTTCAATTCGCCAAAGAGGTTTTTAGGGTTGGAGTTTGGCTTAGGCATCGCTGGGGCGACTTACATGCCAGGAGAGGCTATGCATGGGATTATCGCTCAAAATTTAGGCAAAGAAAATTCGCTTTTCCAATTGCTTGTGAAAGTGGGTTTTCGTTTTGGCTTTTTCCACAATGAAATCACCTTTGGGTTGAAATTCCCTTTCATTCCTAACAAAAGAACCGAAATCGTTGATGGCTTGAGTGCGACTACTTTATGGCACCGCTTACCGGTAGCTTATTTCAATTATATCTATAATTTTTAG
- the uvrB gene encoding excinuclease ABC subunit UvrB: MPLFDLKSPYPPAGDQPQAIEALTKSLKNNNHYQTLVGVTGSGKTYTMANIIANINKPTLIMSYNKTLCAQLYSEFKAFFPHNRVEYFISHFDYYQPESYIPRRDLFIEKDSSINDDLERLRLSAATSLLGYDDVIVIASVSANYGLGNPEEYLKVMEKIKVGEKRAYKSFLLKLVEMGYSRNEVVFDRGSFRATGECVDIFPAYNDAEFIRIEFFGDEIERIAVFDALERNEIRRLDSVMLYAASQFAVGSERLNLAIKSIEDELALRLKFFKEQDKMLEYNRLKQRTEHDLEMISATGVCKGIENYARHFTGKAPNETPFCLFDYLGIFDREFLVIVDESHVSLPQFGGMYAGDMSRKSVLVEYGFRLPSALDNRPLKFDEFIHKNCQFLFVSATPNKLELELSKKNVAEQIIRPTGLLDPKFEVRDSDKQVQDLFDEIKLVVARDERVLITTLTKKMAEELCKYYAEWGLKARYMHSEIDAIERNHIIRSLRLKEFDILIGINLLREGLDLPEVSLVAIMDADKEGFLRSETSLIQTMGRAARNANGKVLLYAKKITQSMQKAFEITSYRRTKQEEFNKIHNITPKTVTRALEEELKLRDDEIRIAKALKKDKMPKSEREKIIKELDKKMRECAKNLDFEEAMRLRDEIAQLRTL, from the coding sequence ATGCCTTTATTTGATTTAAAAAGCCCTTATCCACCAGCAGGCGATCAGCCCCAAGCCATAGAAGCCTTAACGAAAAGCTTGAAAAATAACAACCATTATCAAACTTTAGTGGGGGTTACAGGGAGCGGTAAGACTTATACGATGGCCAATATCATCGCTAATATCAACAAGCCCACTCTGATCATGAGCTATAATAAGACCTTATGCGCGCAGCTCTATAGCGAATTTAAGGCGTTTTTCCCGCATAATAGGGTGGAGTATTTTATCTCCCACTTTGACTACTACCAGCCTGAAAGCTATATCCCTAGAAGGGATTTATTCATTGAAAAAGACAGCTCTATTAATGATGATTTAGAGCGTTTGAGATTGAGCGCGGCCACCTCACTTTTAGGTTATGATGATGTGATCGTGATAGCGAGCGTTTCGGCTAATTATGGCTTGGGTAACCCTGAAGAATATTTAAAAGTCATGGAAAAAATCAAAGTGGGCGAGAAGCGCGCTTACAAGAGCTTTTTATTAAAGCTAGTGGAAATGGGTTATAGCCGTAATGAAGTGGTGTTTGATAGGGGGAGTTTTAGAGCGACCGGAGAATGCGTGGATATTTTCCCCGCTTATAATGACGCTGAATTTATTAGGATTGAATTTTTTGGCGATGAGATAGAAAGGATTGCTGTCTTTGACGCTTTAGAAAGAAATGAAATCAGGCGCTTGGATTCCGTCATGCTTTATGCGGCCAGTCAGTTTGCCGTAGGGAGCGAGAGGTTGAATTTAGCCATTAAAAGCATTGAAGATGAACTCGCTTTAAGATTGAAATTTTTTAAAGAGCAGGATAAAATGCTTGAATACAACCGTCTCAAACAACGCACCGAGCATGATTTAGAAATGATTAGCGCGACCGGTGTGTGTAAGGGCATTGAAAATTACGCGCGCCATTTCACCGGTAAAGCCCCTAATGAAACGCCTTTTTGTTTGTTTGATTATTTAGGGATATTTGATCGGGAATTTTTAGTCATTGTGGATGAAAGCCATGTGAGTTTGCCGCAGTTTGGGGGGATGTATGCAGGGGATATGAGCAGGAAAAGCGTTTTAGTGGAATATGGTTTTAGATTGCCTAGCGCTTTAGACAACCGCCCTTTAAAATTTGATGAATTTATCCATAAAAATTGCCAGTTCCTTTTTGTGTCCGCTACGCCCAATAAGCTAGAATTAGAGCTTTCCAAAAAGAATGTCGCTGAGCAAATCATTCGCCCTACAGGGCTTTTAGACCCTAAATTTGAAGTGCGAGACAGCGATAAGCAAGTCCAGGATTTATTTGATGAAATCAAGTTAGTGGTGGCCAGAGATGAAAGGGTGCTCATCACCACGCTCACTAAAAAAATGGCAGAAGAATTGTGCAAATATTATGCTGAATGGGGCTTGAAAGCGCGTTACATGCATAGTGAAATTGATGCGATTGAAAGGAATCACATCATCCGCTCTTTAAGGCTTAAGGAATTTGACATTTTAATAGGGATCAATCTTTTAAGAGAGGGGTTGGATTTGCCTGAAGTCTCTTTAGTAGCGATCATGGATGCGGATAAAGAAGGGTTTTTAAGGAGTGAAACAAGCCTCATTCAAACCATGGGGCGAGCCGCTAGAAATGCTAATGGCAAGGTTTTACTATACGCTAAAAAGATCACTCAAAGCATGCAAAAAGCCTTTGAGATCACGAGTTACAGGCGCACTAAGCAAGAAGAGTTCAATAAAATCCATAATATCACCCCTAAAACCGTTACTCGCGCTTTAGAAGAGGAATTGAAATTAAGAGACGATGAGATTAGAATCGCTAAAGCCTTAAAAAAGGACAAAATGCCTAAAAGTGAAAGGGAAAAAATCATTAAAGAATTGGATAAAAAAATGCGAGAATGCGCGAAAAATTTGGATTTTGAAGAAGCGATGCGTTTGAGAGATGAAATCGCTCAATTAAGAACGCTTTAA
- the purB gene encoding adenylosuccinate lyase: MLERYANEEMKALWNEQTKFETYLEVEKAVVRAWNKLGRIQDSDCEKICTKAAFNLDRIKEIEKTTKHDLIAFTTCVAESLGEESRFFHYGITSSDCIDTAMALLMTKSLKLIQKGVQNLYETLKNRALEHKDTLMVGRSHGVFGEPITFGLVLALFADEIKRHLKALDLTMEFISVGAISGAMGNFVHAPLELEELACEFLGLKTANISNQVIQRDRYARLACDLALLASSCEKIAVNIRHLQRSEVYEVEEAFSTGQKGSSAMPHKRNPILSENITGLCRVIRSFTTPMLENVALWHERDMSHSSVERFALPDLFITSDFMLSRLNSVIENLVVYPKNMLKNLALSGGLVFSQRVLLELPKKGLSREESYSIVQENAMKIWEVLQQGAFKNADENLFLNALLNDERLKKYLSEDEIKACFDYSYYTKNVGAIFKRVFE; the protein is encoded by the coding sequence GTGTTAGAACGCTATGCGAATGAAGAAATGAAAGCCCTATGGAATGAGCAAACCAAGTTTGAAACCTATTTAGAAGTGGAAAAAGCTGTCGTTAGGGCGTGGAACAAGCTTGGGCGAATCCAAGATAGCGATTGTGAAAAAATCTGCACAAAAGCGGCATTCAACCTTGATCGCATCAAAGAAATTGAAAAAACCACTAAGCATGATTTAATCGCTTTCACTACTTGCGTGGCTGAAAGCTTGGGCGAAGAATCCCGCTTTTTTCATTATGGGATCACTTCTAGCGATTGCATTGATACGGCTATGGCGTTATTGATGACCAAAAGTTTAAAACTCATTCAAAAAGGCGTTCAAAACCTCTATGAAACCCTTAAAAACAGGGCTTTAGAGCATAAAGACACGCTAATGGTGGGCAGAAGCCATGGGGTGTTTGGCGAACCCATTACTTTTGGTTTAGTGTTAGCCCTTTTTGCTGATGAAATCAAACGGCATTTAAAAGCCTTAGATTTAACGATGGAATTTATCAGCGTGGGAGCAATCAGTGGGGCTATGGGGAATTTCGTGCACGCCCCCTTAGAATTAGAAGAATTAGCGTGTGAATTTTTAGGCTTAAAAACCGCCAATATCAGCAATCAAGTCATTCAAAGAGACCGCTACGCCAGGCTTGCATGCGATCTGGCTCTTTTAGCGAGCAGTTGTGAAAAGATCGCTGTCAATATCCGCCATTTGCAACGCAGTGAAGTCTATGAAGTGGAAGAAGCTTTTTCAACAGGGCAAAAAGGAAGCTCTGCGATGCCTCACAAAAGAAACCCCATATTGAGCGAGAATATCACCGGGCTTTGCAGGGTGATTCGCTCTTTTACGACCCCTATGCTAGAAAATGTCGCCTTATGGCATGAAAGGGACATGAGCCATAGCTCTGTGGAGCGTTTTGCCTTGCCTGATCTGTTTATCACGAGCGATTTTATGCTCAGCCGCCTGAATAGCGTGATTGAAAATCTGGTGGTTTATCCTAAAAACATGCTTAAAAATTTAGCTTTGAGTGGGGGGCTAGTTTTTTCGCAACGGGTGTTATTGGAATTGCCTAAAAAAGGTTTGAGCCGAGAAGAAAGCTATTCTATCGTGCAAGAAAATGCGATGAAAATATGGGAGGTTTTGCAACAAGGCGCTTTTAAAAACGCTGATGAAAATTTGTTTTTAAACGCCCTACTCAATGATGAACGCTTGAAAAAATATTTGAGCGAGGACGAAATCAAAGCATGTTTTGATTACAGCTATTACACTAAAAATGTGGGAGCGATTTTTAAAAGGGTGTTTGAATAA
- a CDS encoding glycosyltransferase family 8 protein yields the protein MTSASSHSFKEQDFHIPIAFAFDKNYLIPAGACLYSLLESIAKANKKIRYTLHALVVGLNEEDKAKLNQIAEPFKEFAVLEVKDIEPFLDTIPNPFDEDFTKRFSKMVLVKYFLADLFPKYSKMVWSDVDVIFCNEFSADFLSIEENDENYFYGVLEVEKHHMMEGFLFCNLDYQRKKNFTLRMHDLLKGNEAKGELDFTKWCWPNMKALGIEYCVFPYYYTIKDFSNAYLNENYKKTILEARENPIIIHYDAWWGAVKPWDYPFGLKADLWLNALAKTPFMSDYTKKMHTNESFYTTKMAEQHYFSSVKSSKEILFKTPYLFFKSYLFVVFKERKIHLRIFALMGGLVKKFFNKLIYFGFLMPKALVKRAVSKILRVLGLHGIVKKILIQLKLLRKG from the coding sequence ATGACTTCAGCTTCAAGCCATTCTTTTAAAGAACAAGATTTTCATATCCCTATCGCTTTCGCTTTTGATAAGAATTACCTCATTCCTGCGGGTGCGTGTCTTTATTCCTTGCTAGAAAGCATCGCTAAAGCCAATAAAAAAATCCGTTACACCCTACACGCTCTAGTGGTAGGCTTGAATGAAGAAGATAAAGCAAAGCTTAATCAAATCGCAGAGCCTTTTAAAGAATTTGCTGTTTTAGAAGTAAAAGATATTGAACCTTTTTTAGACACTATCCCTAACCCTTTTGATGAGGATTTCACCAAGCGTTTTTCTAAAATGGTGTTAGTGAAGTATTTTCTAGCGGATTTATTCCCCAAATATTCTAAAATGGTGTGGAGCGACGTGGATGTTATCTTTTGCAATGAATTTAGCGCTGATTTCTTAAGCATTGAAGAAAATGATGAGAATTATTTTTATGGGGTTTTAGAAGTTGAAAAGCACCACATGATGGAAGGGTTTTTGTTTTGTAATTTAGATTACCAACGCAAGAAAAATTTCACCTTAAGAATGCATGATCTTTTAAAGGGGAATGAGGCTAAAGGGGAGTTGGATTTTACGAAATGGTGTTGGCCTAACATGAAAGCTTTAGGGATTGAATATTGCGTTTTCCCTTATTATTACACCATTAAAGATTTTTCTAACGCGTACTTAAACGAGAATTACAAGAAAACCATTTTAGAGGCACGAGAAAACCCTATCATCATCCACTATGACGCTTGGTGGGGGGCGGTGAAGCCTTGGGACTATCCTTTTGGTTTAAAAGCGGATTTATGGCTGAACGCTTTGGCTAAAACCCCCTTTATGAGCGATTACACTAAAAAAATGCACACCAATGAGAGCTTTTATACCACAAAAATGGCTGAGCAGCATTATTTTTCTTCAGTAAAGTCTTCAAAAGAAATTCTTTTCAAAACCCCGTATTTGTTTTTTAAATCGTATCTGTTTGTTGTGTTTAAAGAAAGGAAAATCCATTTAAGGATTTTTGCATTAATGGGTGGTTTAGTGAAAAAATTTTTCAATAAGCTTATTTATTTTGGGTTTTTGATGCCTAAAGCGTTAGTTAAAAGGGCGGTTAGTAAGATCCTTAGAGTTTTAGGGCTTCATGGGATTGTGAAAAAAATC